The Brachyspira hyodysenteriae ATCC 27164 sequence TAAACAAAAACTTCTATTCTCGCTCACTACTCAGCTTCAAAAGAATCGTCTACCTGATATGTCACTTCAATTAATATATTTTCTATAATTAAATTCGTACATTAAAAATTATAACCCATTTTTGGTTTTTTGATTTGTTATTTTAACTTTTGTAAATAACAGTATTAGAATAAATTTATTATAAAAAATAATAATTTTTAAATATTAGAATTGAAATATAAAAGCGAGTTGTAGCCAGCTAGTGAGTTTACTCACTAGCTTATTATAGGCGTAGACGAGCATAACAATAATAAAAAATAATAGTTTTTTATTATCGCTTCAAAATTACTAACATAATTTATATATAAACTTATATTAGTAATATTAAAGATAATAAAAAATCGTTTTGAAAAATATTATTTATTGGAGTCGATATCATGAAAAAAATACTAGAAAACAAAAACAAATTAATTTTTTCAGCAGTAAATAATACTGATAAAGTACTAGAAGTATTTAATTCATCATTAGAAGGCATATCAGAAAAAGAAGCAGATAAAAGATTAAAAGAATACGGATTAAATAAAATACCTCATAAAAATAAAAAAACTATTTTTAAAAGAATAGCTGAAGGCTTTATAAATCCATTCACTTTAATATTATTTGCTTTGGCTGTTATTTCCATTTTCACAGATATATTAATACCTTTTTTCAAGAATGAAGAAATTTCTTTTTTGACAGTAATAATCATTTCTACAATGATAACAGTATCAGGGTTAATAAGATTCATTCAGGAATATAAATCAGATAATGCATCAGAAAAACTTCTTAACATGATAAAATCTTCAAGCATAGTTTTGAGAGAAAATATCAAAAAAGAAATAAATAGTGAAAATCTAACAGTAGGCGATATAGTTTTTATCAATGCCGGTAATATAATACCTGCTGATATAAGAATAATAGAATCAAATAATTTGACAGTTTCTCAATCTGTATTAACAGGAGAAAGCGAGCCTTTAGAAAAAAATAATTCTGTATGTAATGAAGAATTAGAATCAGTGACAGATTATTCAAATATTGTTTTTATGGGTTCTAATGTAATAAGCGGAGATGCTAAAGGTATAGTAATAAGTATTGGAAAAGATGCATTTTTAGGCGATATAGCAAATGAACTTTCAAATATAAATGAAATAGATACAAGCTTCACTAAAGGCATAAATTCTGTATCTTGGCTATTAATAAGATTTATGTCCATAATGACTCCTGTTGTATTTTTTATTAATGGATTTACAAAAGGAAATTGGATAGAAGCATTGTTATTTGCTATATCAATTGCAGTTGGTTTGACACCAGAAATGCTACCTATGATTGTAAGTGCATGCTTGGCAAAAGGTGCGGTATCTATGTCAAAACAAAAAACTATAATAAAGAATCTTAACTCCATACAAAGTTTCGGTGCTATGAATATATTATGTACTGACAAAACAGGAACTTTAACTATGGATAAAATTTCATTGAAACATTATTTTGATGTTAATGGAAATGAAAATAAAAATGTTTTAGATTTGGCATATTTAAATAGCTATTTTCAAAACGGTTATAGAAATGTTTTGGACAATGCTATTATTGAATATATAGAACATAATGAAAAAAACTTTAACAATAAAGAATTAGAAAATTACAAAAAAATCAATGAAATTCCTTTTGATTTTATAAGAAGAAGATTAAGCATATTATTAAAAGAAGATAATAATATAAAGATGATAACTAAAGGAGCCTTTGAAGAAATGATTTCAATTTGCTCTTATGTTTATAATGATGAAAAAATATCAAAAATAACAGAATTACAAAAAGAAGAATTAAATAAAAAAATTAATTCTTTAAATGATAAAGGAATGAGAGCTATAGCATTAGCTGTAAAGGATATAAAAATAAATGATGAAAATCAATTAAACGATT is a genomic window containing:
- the mgtA gene encoding magnesium-translocating P-type ATPase; amino-acid sequence: MKKILENKNKLIFSAVNNTDKVLEVFNSSLEGISEKEADKRLKEYGLNKIPHKNKKTIFKRIAEGFINPFTLILFALAVISIFTDILIPFFKNEEISFLTVIIISTMITVSGLIRFIQEYKSDNASEKLLNMIKSSSIVLRENIKKEINSENLTVGDIVFINAGNIIPADIRIIESNNLTVSQSVLTGESEPLEKNNSVCNEELESVTDYSNIVFMGSNVISGDAKGIVISIGKDAFLGDIANELSNINEIDTSFTKGINSVSWLLIRFMSIMTPVVFFINGFTKGNWIEALLFAISIAVGLTPEMLPMIVSACLAKGAVSMSKQKTIIKNLNSIQSFGAMNILCTDKTGTLTMDKISLKHYFDVNGNENKNVLDLAYLNSYFQNGYRNVLDNAIIEYIEHNEKNFNNKELENYKKINEIPFDFIRRRLSILLKEDNNIKMITKGAFEEMISICSYVYNDEKISKITELQKEELNKKINSLNDKGMRAIALAVKDIKINDENQLNDLEEIKKLENEMVLVGYLAFLDPPKESSYEAIKKLNEYGVDVKILTGDNEKTTINVCNKLGININGILLGNEIDKLNDDELKIKAKKANIFAKLYPHQKSRIVSVLKDDDNTVGFMGDGINDVLAMKMADISISVDSAFDIAKEAADIILLEKDLTVLERGIIEGRKTYANMIKYIKITASSNFGNMFSVLMASILLPFIPMQSVHLIILNLIYDLSCTSIPWDNVDKEFLKLPRKWDASSIGNFMCWMGPVSSIFDWSTYLIMYFIFCPLFVSNGILYNKLGNYYNGADLSNIKTMYTSMFQSGWFIESICTQVLVIYMIRTAKIPFIESRPSKQVFLLTFSSIIILSIVPFTNLGHHLGFVSLPKTYFIFLVPCIFAYILLVTLLKKVYIRKFGELL